The stretch of DNA GTTTTCCTGCCAGAAGCAATCTTAGAAAGGTTATCCGGGGTATTCACGGCAATCAATTTTGTTTTCAATATCCCTATCCGGTCACAAATACGCTGAGCCTCGTCCAGGTTGTGGGTATTGAGAAGTATAGTCTTATTCTCCTTTTTCAGATCAAGTATCAAATCCCTGATTGTTTTTGACGCTTCAGGATCAAGATTGGCCGTTGGTTCATCCATGAAGAGCAGCTCCGGATCATGTATTAGAGCTCTCGCAAGAGACGCCTTCTGTTTCATTCCTTTGGAAAAAGATCCTACAGGCGAATTCCTCTTATCCCATAGTTCAAGCATCCTCAGATATTTTTCAATATTCTCCTTAAGTTCCTTTTCAGGAAATTCATACATTCTGCCGTAGAACACAAGATTCGCGTAGACACTTAGCGTTTCATAAAGGCCCACGTTGTCAGGAACGAGCCCTATCATCTTTCTTATCTTCATCGCATCGCCCCTGTCGGATATATCATAGCCATCGATTCTCGCGTCTCCACCGGTTTTTGAGATCAGGCAGCAGAGCATTCTCACTGTTGTCGTCTTACCAGCGCCGTTCGGACCAAGCAGTCCGAAAATCTCCCCTCTATCAATGCTGAATTTCAATGAATCGACGGCGGTAATATTTCCAAATTTCCTTGTGAGATTGTCAACCTCTATCATCTTCATTTGGGTATCACCGTCTAATTGGCTATCAGAAGATCGTTGTTTTTGATTACAGTTGAATAGAATGCAGATCAATATAAGGTTATTCTGCAGCCACATTGCCAGTTCATTCACATCCGGCCGATCAAGGACATTTTTATTGACAGATAAGGTATGTTTAATGGGATCAGTGAAAAGTAATAATAGAGCATGTGACTTATTAATCATGCAAAATGAGGCAAAACCCGACTACGGTACATATCACCACTCTTCAAAGAAAGGATCTGATTTAATCAGGGATCACGTGCAACAGCTTTTCAATCAGGCATTCTCATCTACCAGTATCGCCAGAAGTTCAAATATCAGTATTCTGGACGTCGGTGGTGGGCTAGGATTCATTTCATCAATAGCTGCAGAGTTCTTCAATGTATCCAGAATAACATGCATTGACACCTTCAAGGATGGCAGCCTGAAGGGATCCAGCATAGAACGTGGGAGAAAGAATATGGAACTTCTTGATCTCTCCGGCCGTGTCTCATTTATGGAGCAGGACATATTGCAAATCGATGACAGACTTGGAAAATTTGATCTCGCAGTTTCGAATCTTGTCCTTCACAACCTCGGCAAGGGCAGGTTTGAAGCTTATAAACGCATTGCCAGAGTCCTGAATGAGGGTGGGGTTTTCATAAACGGAGACTTGTTCTTGCAGAGCAGAGGAGGGGATCCGTTTCAGAATGATCTCAATAAGATCACAAAATTCTACCGTGTAATCAACCATTTCGCCTCTCCAGAATCAGGTATAGGGAAGCCTTACCATGTTATGGTCCTGAAACCTTTGCCTTCTCAGATTAATTCGCGGGAAACAACCAGAATCTAAATGTCTAAACTTCCTTGGAACGCCTGGAAAATTGAGAAGAACGGCTTCACACCAGAGGAGCGTTATTCGAAAATACAGTTGCGCACGGGGAAAAATCTATTATAAAATTCCAGTTAGGAGATAGCCATGGGAAACAAACCTTTATCAGCGGTGTTTATTGATTTCGAGAATTTTTACTTTTCCCTCACTAACCTGTACGAAATGACATACAGGGATGCGGGAGAAGTTGTCATCTCTTTGATTGCAGATGAGCTTGATAAATTGAGTTCGCAAAAGGGGGAATTCATTATAAGACAGGCTTTTGCGGACTGGAGCACATTTCAAGGACCGAAAAAGGAGCTTCAGAAGATAGGGATCAGGATAATTGACGTTCTTTCGACCGAGTACAAGAACAGCGCGGATATAGAACTGTCTCTGGCGGTCCTGGAGACCGTGATTACACGTGACGATATTGACACGATCGTAATTTTCGCTGGTGACAGAGATTATATGCCGGTAGCCCTGAGAGCAAGGGAGCGTGGTAGAAGTTTATATTTTGTCGGGTTTGAGAAGAGCCTGTCAGGAGACATAAAGTCGCTGGTAGGCAAATCCAATTACTCTTACGTCACTGTAGAAACTACACCAGAAAGCAAGCAGCACGAGAAAGATACAGACAGTCTAGACAAACTGGAAACAAAGTTTTCAATTGAAGGGCTTACCCCTAATGAAGTTAAAGCTGCAATTGCAGCAGTTCAAGCCTTTGACCAGTATGAGGTTAGATTTGGGTGCGTGAAGGTCAGTGTATTCCTTGTGGAGGGGTTGGCTAATGCTCTTCCGGAACTAGAGCATTTTCAGAGAAAACAAGTTTTTGCGTCTCTGGTCGAAAAGGAAGTCATAAAAACTCAGCAGAGAATGGCAGATTATCCGGATGATCTTGGAAATATTATACCCTACACGGTATACATTGTCAATGAGGATAGCAGCGTGGTGAAGGCTGTAAGAGATAATATGAAAAGTAGCGATCAGGTTGCCCGTGCTATCCTTGAGAAAGCCGCGAAGGATGCGGCAGACAACAAAAACTATGTTCTCGGGGCAAACCTTGGAAATGTGCTCAAGAAGCTTGACCCATCGTTTTCCCCTATTAAGTACGGATTCGGAAATCTTACAGAATTTATAGAGAGATACCCAGATATTCTTGTCTTTGAGGGTAAGTCCGGCGGAGATAAAAAATATAAGTTGACAACCTAAGTGAAAAGTGTAATCTTTTATGTCTATATTGCTATACGACCTGCAAAAATATGAACTTGGATATGACCAGAAGATCGTAACAGTGCGGCGGTCTCCGGGGCATTCACTTTACGGGCATCCCGTCAGCGTTTATCCAAAAGTGCAACAAATTTCAATCGGACGTTGAAGAGCCAATTTCCAGCATACCAGAAATGATGTAAGCTTGATTAAGATCAATGTTAATCAATTTATTTCAAGGCCAGACCAGCGTCCATTAAGTTGCATATTTATAAAGGGTACTTCTTCTAAAACATTTCTCTGATTTCGTCCATGCATATATGGGATCTCCCAGGGGACTCGAAAGGCTATTTCTAATTAATTTCAGCCACTCCAAGATGCTGTGATATGTGTTCAAAATAAACCGTTCTTCTTTATAATATTATTATCAGAGCGTCTGAGCTCTGTGATGGATCGAGTCAGTATCGCCTACCAAAATTTGAGGAAACATTAATGCAAACTGCCGTATGCTATTTTATGTTAGATAGTAGAAGTTATTCTATGACTCTAGATAGGCTTAGATTGCTATTGTCTAAGGTAAACCGGAATTCTGACATAAATTCATCCATAAAATTAGTTTTAGGAAGAACTCAATCAATTTTTTCCATTCACAAGCTCTTCCCCTAAGCAAAGATGAATTAGAAGAATTCTTGCATTTTAGAGACAATCATTGCTGGGAAGGTCTAGACGCACAAACCAAAAATCCAGTCGCAGGCCACGGTAATCTTAGACAATAGCCATTTCCTACAACAGATGAGTCAATTCCCATTGACAAAAGTCTAGACAAGATTTCTAATGTCAGGGGCTCGGGGCCTGGTATTTTGACTCCTATGCTTAGGATACCTAATGAAAAAGAATACGGGCGTGGGACTACAGGACTGCTAAATTTTCTAACGATTTTAATTTGGCTTCAAATAGGCAAAAGAATTTTCGCGAACTGTATGTGGAGGCTAACTCAATATTACATAGTTTTGCCAAGGATCTTAAATTGGGCCATGGGAGTTCTTTTCAGGATACCATTGATCTCTTGTAGCTTGTTATGTACGTCACGACTGCTGATCAGTGTCATTAGGTAGATATTTACATTACTATTAACAGAGTTCACGTAGAGGAAACCGCAGAGGTCACAATTGAGGAAATGTATGGTCTTTTTGAGAGGAGAGGCCCAAAATCGGATCTGGAGCGGAAGTGTATTGCCGAAAAAGTTTCTTAGCCGAAAGTTCGATTCTGCAACAACACGAGACAAGAAATAGTATCCCACACTTTCCTGAACAATAATACTTAAATAACTAAAATAGATTAAATATTTCATTGGACAATATCAGAGATGTACTCCAAGAATTTGTGGAAAATAATCCATTTTATTTAGGATTATTTAAAGATAAACTCAAGTTAATAGATAAAAGTAAAAATGCTGTGGTCTATATTAAAAGAGTTGTCAAAGATTCGACATTTTTATTTACAAGGGCTGATGGGTCTTTTTTTAGAAATTTACTTCTTGTAAATGACGTAAAGAACATTGAAATTATTGAAAATAACAATAATAGATGGAAAGACTTGATAATAAAAATAAATAAAAAGAAATTTAAATTGATCTCTTATAGAATAATTTCTTCATTCAACGATGATACAAGATTTAATAAAGATGCCCCCTTCCTACCAATTGATTACAATGGTAAGTTTACCGAGAAACCGAAACATTTAGAGGTCCCCATATCAGAAATGGGACAATTTATTGAGGAACGCTGTCGTTTCTGTGGGGGAAATGGAACCAAGAAAATTAAAGAAGAAGAATACTACGATGTAGACTACAGGATTCCTGGTGATGAAGATAACAGAATATATAAAAAAACTAAGACTAGGACGGTAGAAAGAAACGTAACATGTGATGAGTGCAAAGGAAGGGGGAAGTTCCTTCGTTATTTTACCGATCTTGTTCCTCAATATAATTCACAGTCGGATGAATATTACTTAGAAGTTCAGGAACTGCTCAATAGGTACAAACCGAAAATAGATGCTTTTAATAATTATATAACCCCACTTTATAAAAATCTGATTTATATCAATGATATGATCAATAAGATGAGGGCTATAAATACCAGTAATTGACTATGCCGGTAATTTCTGTTTTTATTAGATCTCTTTAAATGTTTGGACCTAAAATGAGATCAAAATGAAATTGTTAGATATACATAGTATTATCTGACTTGTGTCCACCGCAGTCAAGGATCAAGATTTACGGCCTTGAAAGGCAATAGATCATGAGCGAGATACCGGATGGGGAACGGAACTGATAATAGATTTGAAAATCGATCTTGGCATATCACGTAAAAAGGTTTGAGTCAAGGTTTCAATGACCACGAAACCCATAAGGGCGATCTCTCCGATCCTGAGGATCGTGATGAAAATGTGGCGAGGACATGAGAAAGGTCCAGGTGTACTTGGTTCACAAATAAACAAAACACGTAGAACTATATGCACCTTCTCGGCAGTGACGTCCAGAGCAAGATCTATGACCCCCTACGGCAGGTTTTGGGTTCATGATTTTTTTCGAAAATGAGGAAGCAATCTCTCTATGACCGAAAGGACATACAATTTTGAAAATAATCAAATTGCGTTTGTTACAGGTGGGCGCACTGGGATTTGAACCCAGATCTACGGGTCTCTTCCCGGTTCATAGTTCCAGTCACTCATCATAAGATCAGTTGACCCATAGCTAATCACACCCTGACTGGAGCCCGTTAGGATACCTGACTACCCCATGCGCCCTACATCTTGTTGGCCTTTCGTGCTCTCTTTAGTCTTCTGATTCTTTTCTTTCGCCATTTCCAACGCATATTACCGCGTTTTTTCCAGTCCCTTGAACTTCTCTTCAATATTTCACCCCAGGCTTGATTCCGAAGAATCGAACATGGTCTAAGCTTCATTTGAAATAAAGCGTGCCTCCATATTGCCTATGATTATTTATAACTATTTTTTAAGTCAAACGGTTTCAATAGTAAATCCAGTTTGCACATAATCCATACGACACAACCTGTTCGCCAAAGTTTATTTACCCTGTTATTCTAATTGGAACGTGAAGGAAGAGGTTGACCAGTACATCAAGAAGTTCCTCAGTACAATGCCATCTGAGGACCTGTATTTCGATGCCATACGTGAAATAATGAAAGACATCATCAAGGAATACATCAAGAAAAAGATCAATGAAAGCGAAGGGCTGAAGAAAGAAATCCAGGAAGTGCTCAGGGAATACTTGGAGGCCAGGCTCAAGGAGTATGATTCCATGGCCAAGATGGCGAGAGTAACAGCCAAGATAGGCGTGGCAACAGCTCCGCAGTCCATAAAGGATGAAGCAATGACAGATTTCCTTTCATCTTTTCAGAAAGAGATCGAAGAGATTATCCGAAGGACACTCTAGTCTTCGCCAAATTTTTTCACAATCGTGGTCCTGGAATAAAGATCAAACATCGTCAGCCTGGATGGGTTGGGGCTGAAATTCATCATTTTCTGGTATTCAGTCTGCGATTGCCACGTGGACGAGTTCACGTACCTTACGCCACGGTAATTGCCGAGCGCATGGGAATGCACGTGTCCGGTTATGAATATATCCGGGACCTCTTCTATCACGTGGTAGTCAATCGGACTGGGTATTAGTGGTGTTTTACCACCATATTTAGGAGCGAGATGCCTTCTCTTTAGGATTTCCTCTATTGCCTTGCCAATCGTCTCGAAATTCGCACCTGGGACAAGCTCAACCATGTCGTTCAGCGACATGCCATGGTATACGAGCACATTTTTTCCCTCCATATGTAGGGTTGTTGGATTTGGAATCAAGTTGACATTTCGGCCGAGCGAGCTTGCTATTTTCTGCGAGAATACAGGCTGTGGCTCAGCCAGTCTCACGCTATCATGGTTTCCAGGCATAACGAATACCGAGATGTCTTCTGGGATTTCAGAAAGATATTCTCCAAGTTTGGCGTACTGCTCAAAAGGGTTCATTATTTCAAGGTCATCTTCCTGGGATGGGTAGACGCCTATGCCATCCACCACGTCTCCGCTGAGTATGAGGTACTTCAGGTTTGCAGCTTCGCCGGAAGAGCTCTTTATCCAGGAGATCATTCTCCTGAAGTCATCTTTCCTGAATGTCTTGCTTCCCACGTGAATATCTGAAAGTGAGGCGACATATAGCGGTTCCCTTGAGGTTTCATCAATCATCCTGAATGGGATATCGGGTCTTATGATCTCATTTGCGAAGATTACGGGGTCACCCATTCCGTTAGAAAGGTTTCCCACTATACCAATGACTTCATCCTGCAGTATCAGTTCGTCCGCCAGGTTCTTCCCTTTCATAAGGATTACGCTTATACTGTCCTCCAGGTCCTCCACCACAATTCTCTTGTGGCCATTCCTTGTCCTGTCAACAGATGATACCATTCCTACAAACTTTACTTCGCCTGCAGCCTTCTTAACGCTCCTTATGTCAGTGGTACCCCTCATAGAGCTGGAGGTGGCAATGATCTTGCTCAACTTGGTGTACTTGCTGACAAAATGGGTCCTGAAATCGTCAACCGAACTGTTGACTTTCAGATCGGGTATCGACACCTCAAAGTCAGATGGCGGTGGTTTTATAGCACCAGTCATTATTCTCTTCACAGCTTTCTCATCGACATATCCGACGCTAACAATATCTTCTGATATAAGCCTGGGTATTAGATCACCAAGGCTCCTGCTCAGGATCATGTCAAGGGCTTCTGGCGAGACAAGCAGTCCATGCTTGGCGAAGTACTCAAGAATTGAAACCCTGTCCTGAAAAAGCAAACCCAATCAGGACATTAACGCCCGCGAATTTAAAAGCGTGTTGATTTGTGTGGAGCTATTTCACATTTAATATCAAGACTTGGCAAAATACAGCGCAATGACATCAGACCAGCGACAGCGATGAAACAGAAATGTGAAATATACAAGTGAGATTTGCTCCGGTGCTCAAGGCTTCTGACATTATGGGTTTTCTGGCCATGTCTTCCTTCTGGGGGCTGAATTATATAATGGTTAAGATAGCCCTGGGTTATGAA from Thermoplasmataceae archaeon encodes:
- a CDS encoding ABC transporter ATP-binding protein, giving the protein MKMIEVDNLTRKFGNITAVDSLKFSIDRGEIFGLLGPNGAGKTTTVRMLCCLISKTGGDARIDGYDISDRGDAMKIRKMIGLVPDNVGLYETLSVYANLVFYGRMYEFPEKELKENIEKYLRMLELWDKRNSPVGSFSKGMKQKASLARALIHDPELLFMDEPTANLDPEASKTIRDLILDLKKENKTILLNTHNLDEAQRICDRIGILKTKLIAVNTPDNLSKIASGRKTVILLEEMNDRIIRSVKGLNPRSVEAEANKLLVSLNDPDKETPSIISAIVSAGGRVRSVNETGASLEDIYLQLVRE
- a CDS encoding class I SAM-dependent methyltransferase; its protein translation is MQNEAKPDYGTYHHSSKKGSDLIRDHVQQLFNQAFSSTSIARSSNISILDVGGGLGFISSIAAEFFNVSRITCIDTFKDGSLKGSSIERGRKNMELLDLSGRVSFMEQDILQIDDRLGKFDLAVSNLVLHNLGKGRFEAYKRIARVLNEGGVFINGDLFLQSRGGDPFQNDLNKITKFYRVINHFASPESGIGKPYHVMVLKPLPSQINSRETTRI
- a CDS encoding DNA-directed DNA polymerase II small subunit; amino-acid sequence: MGLLFQDRVSILEYFAKHGLLVSPEALDMILSRSLGDLIPRLISEDIVSVGYVDEKAVKRIMTGAIKPPPSDFEVSIPDLKVNSSVDDFRTHFVSKYTKLSKIIATSSSMRGTTDIRSVKKAAGEVKFVGMVSSVDRTRNGHKRIVVEDLEDSISVILMKGKNLADELILQDEVIGIVGNLSNGMGDPVIFANEIIRPDIPFRMIDETSREPLYVASLSDIHVGSKTFRKDDFRRMISWIKSSSGEAANLKYLILSGDVVDGIGVYPSQEDDLEIMNPFEQYAKLGEYLSEIPEDISVFVMPGNHDSVRLAEPQPVFSQKIASSLGRNVNLIPNPTTLHMEGKNVLVYHGMSLNDMVELVPGANFETIGKAIEEILKRRHLAPKYGGKTPLIPSPIDYHVIEEVPDIFITGHVHSHALGNYRGVRYVNSSTWQSQTEYQKMMNFSPNPSRLTMFDLYSRTTIVKKFGED
- a CDS encoding NYN domain-containing protein, which produces MGNKPLSAVFIDFENFYFSLTNLYEMTYRDAGEVVISLIADELDKLSSQKGEFIIRQAFADWSTFQGPKKELQKIGIRIIDVLSTEYKNSADIELSLAVLETVITRDDIDTIVIFAGDRDYMPVALRARERGRSLYFVGFEKSLSGDIKSLVGKSNYSYVTVETTPESKQHEKDTDSLDKLETKFSIEGLTPNEVKAAIAAVQAFDQYEVRFGCVKVSVFLVEGLANALPELEHFQRKQVFASLVEKEVIKTQQRMADYPDDLGNIIPYTVYIVNEDSSVVKAVRDNMKSSDQVARAILEKAAKDAADNKNYVLGANLGNVLKKLDPSFSPIKYGFGNLTEFIERYPDILVFEGKSGGDKKYKLTT
- a CDS encoding nitrite reductase, encoding MKEEVDQYIKKFLSTMPSEDLYFDAIREIMKDIIKEYIKKKINESEGLKKEIQEVLREYLEARLKEYDSMAKMARVTAKIGVATAPQSIKDEAMTDFLSSFQKEIEEIIRRTL